The window TTACAGTATAATGCATAAATAAAATTAATGGTGGGAAATTGGAAAAGAACAATTTTAAAAAGTGGAAAGAAAAAGTACTAAAACCATTTATCACTATTAATGGTGAACGAAAACCTGTTTTTACTACTCTTTCGAATCAAGAAATACAATCTACATACAACGATCGGAATCAAACTAAGGAAGAATTTCCTGGGGAATTTCCTTATACGCGGGGCATTTATCCTAGCATGTACAGAAGTCGTTTATGGACAATGAGGCAATATTCAGGCTTCTCTAATCCCGAAAAATCAAATGAACGATTTAAACATCTTTTAGAACAGGGACAAAACGGCCTGTCAGTTGCCTTTGACCTACCTACACAAATAGGATATGACTCTGATAATCCTCTTGCAGAAAGTGAAGTGGGGAAAGTAGGGGTTCCCATTGACACTCTTGCAGATATGGAAACCCTATTTCATGATATACCTTTGGACCAAATTAGTACCTCAATGACTATCAATGCAACAGCCCCAATTTTACTTGCTATGTATGTTGCTCTTGCAAAAAAACAAAATGTTCCTCTTGAACAGTTACGAGGAACATTGCAAAACGACATTCTAAAAGAATATATAGCTCGAGGTACATATATATACCCACCTAAAGAATCAATGAAACTGATTACGGATGTTTTTGAATATTGTTCCAAAACCTTACACAAATGGAATCCAATAAGTATTAGTGGTTACCATATTCGCGAAGCTGGAAGCACCGCAATACAAGAGTTGGCTTTTACTTTTTCAAATGCAATTGAGTATATAAAGTCAGCTCTAGAAGCAGGATTAACAATTGATGAATTTTGTCCACAAATTTCTTTTTTCTTTGTAGCTCAAAATAATCTCATTGAAGAAGTTGCTAAATATCGTGCAGCGCGAAGAATTTGGGCCAAAATTACAAAGGAAATGTTTAATGCTAAAAACCCCAAATCATCTATGCTACGATTTCACGTTCAAACCGCTGGTGTGACTCTTACTGCCCAACAACCCGATAACAACATTGTACGCAGTACAATACAGGCTATGGCTGCTGTGCTTGGTGGGGCACAATCGCTTCATGTTAATTCAAAAGATGAAGCCTTAGGGCTACCTTCAGAACATTCTGCTGTTATCTCACTTAGAACCCAACAAATAATTGCTTTAGAAAGTGGAGTTGCAGATACAGTAGATCCTTTGGGAGGCTCATATTATCTTGAAAAATTGACCGATGACATAGAAAATGAAGCATTTGATTATATTAATAAAATAGAATGTATTGGTGGCGCTTTAAAGGCTTTAGAAACACAATTTCAAGAAAATGAAATAGAAGACTCCGCCTATCTATTCCAACAAGAGCTCGAAAACCAGGAAAGATATATGGTTGGAGTCAATACATTTCAAGAAGAAAGTACTGAAAATATTACTTTTCAAAAAGTTTCGAGAAAAGAAATTCAACAGCAAATCAAAAAGCTTGGTTCTATCAAAAAAAATCGTAATATTAAAAAAGTTGATGAAAGTCTGAGAAAACTCGAAAAAATTGCCAGCACTAAAGCCAACACAATGCCAGCTATTATTGAAGCTGTTGAATCCTATTCTACAATAGGTGAAATTAGTGATATATTTAGAAAAGTATATGGAGAATATTCCCCAACGTATTAATTGAATTAAAGGAAATATAATGG of the SAR202 cluster bacterium genome contains:
- a CDS encoding methylmalonyl-CoA mutase, whose translation is MNKINGGKLEKNNFKKWKEKVLKPFITINGERKPVFTTLSNQEIQSTYNDRNQTKEEFPGEFPYTRGIYPSMYRSRLWTMRQYSGFSNPEKSNERFKHLLEQGQNGLSVAFDLPTQIGYDSDNPLAESEVGKVGVPIDTLADMETLFHDIPLDQISTSMTINATAPILLAMYVALAKKQNVPLEQLRGTLQNDILKEYIARGTYIYPPKESMKLITDVFEYCSKTLHKWNPISISGYHIREAGSTAIQELAFTFSNAIEYIKSALEAGLTIDEFCPQISFFFVAQNNLIEEVAKYRAARRIWAKITKEMFNAKNPKSSMLRFHVQTAGVTLTAQQPDNNIVRSTIQAMAAVLGGAQSLHVNSKDEALGLPSEHSAVISLRTQQIIALESGVADTVDPLGGSYYLEKLTDDIENEAFDYINKIECIGGALKALETQFQENEIEDSAYLFQQELENQERYMVGVNTFQEESTENITFQKVSRKEIQQQIKKLGSIKKNRNIKKVDESLRKLEKIASTKANTMPAIIEAVESYSTIGEISDIFRKVYGEYSPTY